From the genome of Arvicola amphibius chromosome 9, mArvAmp1.2, whole genome shotgun sequence, one region includes:
- the LOC119823301 gene encoding tapasin, producing the protein MKPLPLLVAVALGLVTAVSAGPAAIECWFVEDAGRGSLNKKPASLLLRQGPMGPPPRPDLDPKLYFKVDDPAGMLLAAFRRYPSGAPAPHCEMSRFIPFPASANWARHLIPQRSCPRALDGDWLLVSVSSTVFSLSSLLRPQPEPQQEPVFITIATVVLTVLTHSPIPRIQLGKDAVLDLSFAYMPPVLEDALSPATGPPPFGLEWRRQHRGKGYLLLAATPGLAGETPPAQEKAVAFAAWDDNEPWGPWTGNGTFWLPAVKPFQEGTYLATVHLPYLQGQVSLQLTVHKPPKVSLTPAPLVWAAPGETPPELICLVSHFYPEEGLEVEWEIRDGAQGGSRKAEGETWLSTVRHHSDGSVSQAGHLRLPPVTANQHGVRYACRVHHPSLPASRRSAEVTLEVAGLSRPSIEDSVGLFLSAFLLLGLMKALGWIAAYWTIREDSKEKAAAASLDSKKSQ; encoded by the exons ATGAAGCCTCTGCCCCTGCTCGTCGCTGTGGCTCTGG GCCTGGTGACCGCCGTCTCGGCTGGACCAGCCGCTATTGAGTGCTGGTTCGTGGAAGATGCAGGTCGGGGTAGTCTGAACAAGAAACCTGCCTCGTTGCTGCTGCGCCAGGGACCCATGGGTCCACCGCCCCGGCCAGATCTTGACCCTAAGCTATACTTCAAGGTGGATG ACCCAGCGGGAATGCTCCTGGCTGCCTTCAGGCGGTACCCCTCAGGCGCCCCTGCGCCACACTGCGAGATGAGCCGCTTCATCCCGTTCCCCGCCTCGGCGAATTGGGCTAGACATCTGATCCCGCAGCGGAGCTGCCCACGTGCCCTGGATGGGGATTGGCTGCTGGTCAGCGTGTCCAGCACCGTCTTCAGCCTCTCTAGCTTGCTGCGACCACAGCCGGAACCTCAACAGGAGCCCGTCTTCATCACCATAGCAACAG TGGTGCTGACTGTCCTCACCCACAGCCCCATTCCCCGGATCCAGCTGGGAAAAGACGCAGTGCTGGACCTAAGCTTTGCCTACATGCCCCCTGTTCTGGAAGATGCTCTGTCTCCAGCCACCGGCCCCCCTCCCTTTGGGCTAGAGTGGCGACGGCAGCACAGGGGCAAGGGCTACCTGCTGCTGGCTGCAACTCCTGGGCTGGCTGGGGAAACGCCACCAGCCCAGGAAAAGGCTGTGGCCTTTGCTGCTTGGGATGACAATGAGCCCTGGGGCCCGTGGACCGGGAATGGAACCTTCTGGCTGCCGGCTGTGAAGCCTTTTCAGGAGGGCACCTACCTGGCCACTGTGCACCTGCCCTATCTGCAAGGACAGGTCTCCCTGCAGCTGACTGTGCACA AGCCCCCCAAAGTGTCTCTGACACCAGCACCCCTTGTGTGGGCTGCCCCAGGAGAGACACCCCCGGAACTGATCTGCCTTGTGTCCCACTTCTACCCTGAGGAGGGCCTGGAGGTGGAGTGGGAGATCAGAGATGGCGCACAAGGCGGTTCAAGAAAGGCCGAGGGGGAGACATGGCTGTCCACTGTCCGCCACCATTCTGACGGCTCTGTCAGCCAGGCTGGGCACCTGCGGTTGCCCCCAGTCACTGCCAATCAGCATGGAGTACGCTATGCCTGTCGGGTCCACCACCCCAGTCTGCCAGCATCAAGGCGCAGTGCTGAAGTCACCCTGGAGGTGGCAG GCCTCTCCCGGCCCTCAATCGAGGACAGCGTAGGCCTGTTCCTGTCCGCTTTTCTCCTTCTGGGACTCATGAAGGCACTAGGCTGGATCG CGGCCTACTGGACCATTCGTGAAGACTCAAAGGAGAAGGCAGCAGCTGCCAGCCTGGACTCAAAG